The Deinococcus sedimenti genome window below encodes:
- a CDS encoding NAD(P)/FAD-dependent oxidoreductase codes for MPGVLMVGAGLGGLAAARDLGAAGQHVTLLDKVRGVSGRAATRRVALPDGREARLDHGARFFTARHDRTRALAEAGVREGWNAEWTRGIPRGEAGQISGGGDGHPRYAPPQGLSTLGRTLARGLEVTTGVTVTSLERRPGGWRVHTRDGATWDAGTLLLNLPAPQLAPLLADLDLRGSDSEGTAERVAAVEYAPCWAAGIVLEHDLDVTWPALRADHPILEWLAREHTKRPAGHPPALTLHATPDWSRANLDRTPDEVIPDLLRAATEITGDLPPTLHTFAHRWRYAIPTRPAPGPCHWDPELRLGWCGDWFTPDEHGPRVETALLSGWTLARRVTGT; via the coding sequence ATGCCGGGCGTGCTGATGGTCGGGGCGGGCCTGGGCGGGCTGGCCGCGGCGCGTGACCTGGGCGCGGCGGGGCAGCACGTCACGCTGCTGGACAAGGTGCGGGGCGTGTCGGGCCGCGCCGCCACCCGCCGCGTGGCCCTCCCCGACGGGCGCGAGGCGCGACTGGATCACGGGGCGCGGTTCTTCACCGCCCGCCACGACCGCACCCGCGCACTGGCCGAGGCAGGGGTGCGGGAAGGCTGGAACGCCGAGTGGACGCGCGGCATCCCCCGCGGGGAGGCCGGTCAGATCAGCGGTGGTGGCGACGGGCACCCCCGCTACGCGCCCCCGCAGGGCCTCAGCACCCTGGGCCGCACCCTCGCCCGTGGGCTGGAGGTCACCACCGGCGTAACCGTCACCAGCCTGGAACGCCGCCCCGGCGGCTGGCGCGTCCACACCCGCGACGGTGCCACCTGGGACGCCGGGACGCTCCTCCTGAACCTGCCCGCGCCGCAACTGGCCCCCCTCCTGGCGGACCTCGACCTACGCGGCAGCGACTCCGAGGGCACCGCCGAACGGGTCGCCGCCGTCGAGTACGCGCCGTGCTGGGCGGCAGGCATCGTGCTGGAACACGATCTGGACGTCACCTGGCCCGCCCTGCGCGCCGACCACCCCATCCTGGAGTGGCTGGCGCGCGAGCACACCAAACGCCCCGCCGGGCACCCGCCCGCGCTGACCCTGCACGCCACGCCCGACTGGAGCCGCGCGAACCTCGACCGCACCCCGGACGAGGTCATACCCGACCTGCTGCGCGCCGCCACCGAGATCACGGGCGACCTCCCCCCCACCCTGCACACCTTCGCGCACCGCTGGCGCTACGCCATCCCCACCCGCCCCGCGCCCGGCCCATGCCACTGGGACCCCGAACTACGCCTCGGCTGGTGCGGCGACTGGTTCACCCCCGACGAGCACGGCCCCCGCGTGGAAACCGCACTCCTCAGCGGCTGGACCCTCGCCCGCCGCGTCACGGGAACGTGA
- a CDS encoding glutamate-5-semialdehyde dehydrogenase yields MSESSPNLTIREMGVRARAAARVLRSLPTARKVAALHAIAAGLRANAPAILAANAQDVQAAVEAGLPEPMVARLRLDARMLDGIAADVEAVSRLPDPVGETTPAREQPSGIRVSTRRVPLGVLGVIYESRPNVTVDVAALALMSGNAVILRGGKETVRSNAALEDVIHAALREQGLPADGVQVIRDPARERMLELLKLDDLVDAIIPRGGAGLHRYCVENATVPVIVGGIGVVHVYLDPSFTRDPEDRARALEIVRNAKVQKPSACNALDTLLIHEAALDALPDIARDLQAHGVTLRTDPAAHAALSAAGISSDPATDADYGTEFLALTASVKTVTSFEEALDFIAARGNHTDVILTRDDVQAQRFIEDVDSAAVVVNASPRFNDGGQLGLGAEVAISTQKLHARGPMGLRELTTTKWIVEGNGEVRE; encoded by the coding sequence ATGAGTGAGTCGTCCCCCAACCTGACCATCCGGGAGATGGGCGTGCGGGCCCGCGCCGCCGCGCGCGTGCTGCGGTCGCTGCCCACCGCGCGCAAGGTGGCCGCGCTGCACGCGATCGCCGCCGGACTGCGCGCGAATGCGCCCGCGATCCTGGCGGCGAACGCGCAGGACGTGCAGGCCGCCGTGGAGGCCGGGCTGCCCGAGCCGATGGTGGCCCGCCTGCGCCTGGACGCCCGGATGCTGGACGGCATCGCGGCGGACGTGGAGGCCGTGTCACGCCTGCCCGACCCGGTGGGGGAGACCACCCCCGCGCGGGAGCAGCCGAGCGGCATCCGCGTCAGTACGCGGCGCGTGCCGCTGGGCGTCCTGGGCGTCATCTACGAGAGCCGCCCGAACGTGACCGTGGACGTCGCCGCGCTGGCCCTGATGAGCGGGAACGCCGTGATCCTGCGCGGCGGGAAGGAGACCGTGCGCAGCAACGCCGCGCTGGAGGACGTCATCCACGCCGCGCTGCGGGAGCAGGGCCTCCCGGCGGATGGGGTCCAGGTCATCCGCGACCCGGCCCGCGAGCGGATGCTGGAGCTGCTGAAACTGGACGATCTGGTGGACGCGATCATCCCGCGCGGCGGGGCTGGACTGCACCGCTACTGCGTGGAGAACGCCACCGTGCCCGTCATCGTGGGCGGCATCGGCGTGGTGCACGTGTACCTCGACCCCAGCTTCACCCGCGACCCCGAGGACCGCGCGCGCGCCTTGGAGATCGTCCGGAACGCGAAGGTGCAGAAACCCAGCGCCTGCAACGCCCTGGACACCCTCCTGATCCATGAGGCGGCCCTGGACGCCCTGCCGGACATTGCCCGCGACCTCCAGGCGCACGGCGTGACCCTGCGCACCGACCCGGCCGCCCACGCCGCCCTGAGTGCCGCCGGGATCAGCAGCGACCCCGCCACGGACGCCGATTACGGCACGGAATTCCTGGCCCTGACCGCCAGCGTGAAGACCGTGACCTCCTTCGAGGAGGCGCTGGACTTCATCGCCGCGCGCGGCAACCACACCGACGTGATCCTCACCCGCGACGACGTGCAGGCTCAGCGGTTCATCGAGGACGTCGACAGTGCAGCCGTCGTCGTGAACGCCAGCCCCCGCTTCAACGACGGCGGGCAACTCGGCCTGGGCGCCGAGGTCGCCATCAGCACCCAGAAACTCCACGCCCGCGGCCCCATGGGCCTGCGCGAACTGACCACCACGAAATGGATCGTGGAAGGCAACGGCGAGGTCAGGGAGTAG
- a CDS encoding CoA-binding protein, whose product MTLVTQTAQVRQILTDHKVIAVVGFHHDAMKPAYYVPEYMHRQGYTIIPVNPALAARGESFFGHKAVATLAEITTPVDIVDVFRRSDKVREHLPDILAMTTPPKVVWLQLGIRDDATARELAARGIDVVQDRCLLADHRALL is encoded by the coding sequence ATGACCCTGGTGACCCAGACGGCGCAGGTGCGGCAGATCCTCACCGACCACAAGGTGATCGCCGTGGTGGGCTTCCATCACGACGCCATGAAACCCGCGTACTACGTGCCGGAGTACATGCACCGCCAGGGGTACACGATCATCCCGGTGAACCCGGCGCTGGCGGCGCGCGGCGAGAGCTTCTTCGGGCACAAGGCCGTGGCGACCCTGGCGGAGATCACGACCCCGGTGGACATCGTGGACGTGTTCCGCCGCAGCGACAAGGTGCGCGAGCACCTGCCCGACATCCTGGCCATGACCACCCCGCCGAAGGTGGTGTGGTTGCAGCTCGGCATCCGCGACGACGCGACCGCCCGCGAACTCGCGGCGCGCGGCATCGACGTCGTGCAGGACCGCTGCCTGCTCGCCGATCACCGGGCGCTCCTGTAA
- a CDS encoding DUF3349 domain-containing protein, translated as MTDPSTDALPDELKNGAQWLRHVFPDGIPEQQYHALLAVLDPEFSDRQLARLIAHVTGRDYAYVLNDLYRIQATLPADLDLEPVRQHLNNQGFPDALDADGSHAKSSLQHPHHGRDR; from the coding sequence GTGACGGACCCCAGCACGGATGCCCTGCCGGATGAACTCAAGAACGGTGCTCAGTGGCTACGACACGTTTTTCCAGATGGGATTCCTGAGCAGCAGTACCATGCACTTCTCGCTGTGCTTGATCCTGAATTCTCCGATCGGCAACTCGCCCGGCTCATCGCCCATGTCACAGGGCGCGACTATGCTTACGTGCTCAATGACCTCTACCGTATTCAGGCCACCCTGCCTGCCGACCTGGACCTTGAGCCTGTCCGACAGCACTTGAACAATCAAGGATTCCCTGATGCCTTGGACGCCGACGGCTCACACGCCAAGTCGTCACTACAGCACCCTCACCACGGTCGTGATCGATAA
- the hemL gene encoding glutamate-1-semialdehyde 2,1-aminomutase — MTTELQAAPTPTPTAHSEALFARARAVTPGGVNSPVRAFRSVGGTPRFIARADGAYLTDADGTRLLDYIGSWGPMILGHNHPAVRETIADALQYGTSFGAPGEREVLLAELVTRLTGVDRVRFVSSGTEATMSALRLARGVTGRKFIVKFRGNYHGHADGLLVEAGSGLLTNADGALGAAAPSSAGVPEEYAGLTLVTEYNDPAALDALMTARGSEVAAVIFEPVVGNAGVLIPTPEFLAALHRVKTHGALLIADEVMTGFRLSLGGATGLLGLRPDLICWGKIIGGGLPVGAYGGRAEVMDFVSPQGPVYQAGTLSGNPLAMAAGLATLSALEADPDLYARLGAYTTALADGLRDAASAAGVPISINHIGSMLTAFHLDAPDGSVRTYTDAAASDTKAFARWFQGMLGRGVYWAPSQFESIFVSGVHGDAELNATLDAARAAYLDLGRDLGA; from the coding sequence ATGACCACCGAGTTGCAAGCTGCTCCTACGCCCACGCCCACGGCGCATTCGGAGGCGCTGTTCGCGCGCGCACGGGCCGTCACGCCGGGCGGGGTGAACAGTCCGGTGCGGGCCTTCCGTAGCGTGGGCGGCACGCCGCGCTTCATCGCCCGCGCGGACGGCGCGTATCTGACCGACGCGGACGGCACGCGCCTGCTGGATTACATCGGGTCGTGGGGGCCGATGATCCTGGGGCACAACCACCCGGCGGTGCGTGAGACGATCGCGGACGCGCTGCAGTACGGCACGAGCTTCGGCGCGCCCGGCGAGCGGGAGGTGCTGCTGGCGGAACTCGTGACGCGCCTGACGGGCGTGGACCGCGTGCGCTTCGTAAGCAGCGGCACCGAGGCGACCATGAGTGCGCTGCGGCTGGCGCGTGGCGTGACGGGCCGGAAGTTCATCGTGAAGTTCCGCGGGAACTACCACGGGCACGCGGACGGCCTGCTGGTGGAGGCCGGGAGTGGCCTGCTGACGAACGCGGACGGGGCGCTGGGCGCGGCCGCCCCGAGCAGCGCGGGCGTGCCCGAGGAGTACGCGGGCCTGACGCTGGTCACCGAGTACAACGATCCGGCGGCGCTGGACGCCCTGATGACCGCGCGCGGATCGGAGGTCGCGGCGGTGATCTTCGAGCCGGTGGTGGGGAACGCCGGGGTGCTGATTCCCACGCCGGAGTTCCTGGCGGCGCTGCACCGCGTGAAGACCCACGGGGCGCTGCTGATCGCGGACGAGGTCATGACGGGCTTCCGGCTGTCGCTGGGCGGCGCGACGGGCCTGCTGGGCCTGCGTCCGGATCTGATCTGCTGGGGCAAGATCATCGGCGGTGGCCTGCCGGTGGGCGCGTACGGGGGCCGCGCCGAGGTGATGGACTTCGTGTCGCCGCAGGGTCCGGTGTATCAGGCGGGGACGCTCAGCGGGAACCCGCTGGCGATGGCGGCGGGCCTAGCGACCCTGAGTGCGCTGGAGGCCGACCCGGACCTGTACGCGCGACTGGGGGCGTACACGACGGCACTGGCCGACGGTCTGCGGGACGCGGCGTCAGCAGCGGGCGTGCCGATCAGCATCAACCACATCGGCAGCATGCTGACCGCCTTCCACCTGGACGCGCCGGACGGCAGCGTGCGGACGTACACGGACGCCGCCGCGAGCGACACGAAGGCCTTCGCCCGCTGGTTCCAGGGCATGCTGGGCCGGGGCGTGTACTGGGCGCCCAGCCAGTTCGAGAGCATCTTCGTCAGTGGCGTGCACGGCGACGCGGAATTGAACGCCACGCTGGACGCCGCTCGGGCCGCGTACCTCGATCTGGGCCGGGACCTGGGCGCATGA
- a CDS encoding LysR family transcriptional regulator, with protein MRINPEHLVTFSVVAELGSVSRAGQALNLSQPAVSGQLRALQEQFGQPLYVRHGRGVALTEAGERLLPHAQAIARNLAEVAGQISGARQRPAAALRVGLSFALSEQASALVRRARTAGLHLRIVARPAGTLIEEVRAGRLGAALIVTSPQRAVEDLDLHRVGEDQLRLVTPPGHPLAGLGYVAPHALRGETLLWSARGSGVRRQAERLLDGVGLSASQGLELGSLWGVLAGVRAGDGVAIMPAGFVARDVQAGVVVSVGLEAPAVTVTHTLVTAPAALLSAEVRALAELLVAARP; from the coding sequence GTGAGGATCAACCCGGAGCATCTCGTCACGTTCAGTGTCGTCGCGGAACTGGGCAGCGTCAGCCGCGCCGGGCAGGCCCTGAACCTCAGTCAGCCTGCCGTGAGCGGTCAGCTGCGCGCCCTGCAGGAGCAGTTCGGGCAGCCGCTGTATGTCCGTCACGGGCGCGGCGTGGCCCTGACCGAGGCGGGAGAGCGGCTGCTCCCGCACGCGCAGGCGATCGCGCGGAACCTCGCGGAGGTCGCCGGGCAGATCAGCGGCGCGCGGCAACGCCCGGCGGCGGCGCTGCGGGTGGGTCTGTCGTTCGCGCTGAGCGAGCAGGCCAGCGCCCTGGTGCGCCGGGCCCGCACGGCCGGGCTGCACCTGCGGATCGTGGCGCGGCCCGCCGGGACGCTGATCGAGGAGGTCCGCGCCGGGCGGCTGGGCGCGGCGCTGATCGTCACGTCGCCCCAGCGGGCGGTGGAGGACCTGGATCTGCACCGTGTCGGCGAGGATCAGTTGCGGCTGGTCACGCCGCCCGGTCATCCGCTGGCGGGCCTGGGGTACGTGGCGCCGCACGCGCTGCGCGGCGAGACGCTGCTGTGGTCCGCGCGGGGCAGCGGCGTGCGCCGTCAGGCCGAACGGCTGCTGGACGGCGTGGGCCTGTCGGCGTCGCAGGGCCTGGAACTGGGGAGCCTGTGGGGGGTGCTGGCGGGCGTGCGGGCCGGGGACGGCGTGGCGATCATGCCCGCCGGGTTCGTCGCGCGGGACGTGCAGGCCGGGGTGGTGGTCAGCGTGGGCCTGGAGGCTCCGGCGGTGACGGTCACGCACACGCTGGTCACGGCGCCCGCCGCGCTGCTGTCTGCGGAGGTGCGGGCGCTGGCAGAGCTGCTGGTGGCGGCGCGGCCCTGA
- the dxs gene encoding 1-deoxy-D-xylulose-5-phosphate synthase, with the protein MTDIRQTTGTPLLDRVGSPDDLKKLSREQLPTLAQELRDEITRVCSVGGLHLASSLGATDLIVALHYVLNSPRDRILFDVGHQAYAHKILTGRRDQMATIKKEGGLSGFTKVSENPHDAITVGHASTSLANALGMAMARDALGQDYKVAAVIGDGSLTGGMALAALNTIGDMNRRMLIVLNDNEMSISENVGAMNKFMRGLQVQKWFQEGEGAGKKAMEAVSKPLASFMSRAKSSTRHFFDPASVNPFAAMGVRYVGPVDGHNVQELVWLMERLVDLDGPTILHVVTKKGKGLSYAEADPIYWHGPGKFDPSTGEFSASKAYSWSNAFGDAMTELAAQDPRTFVITPAMREGSGLVGYSKAHPNRYLDVGIAEEVAVTAAAGMALQGLRPVVAIYSSFLQRAYDQVLHDVAIENLNVTFAIDRAGIVGADGATHNGVFDLSFLRSIPGVRIGLPRDAAELRGMLKYAQTHDGPFAIRYPRGNTTPVPEGTWPTLEWGTWERVQDGDDVVILAGGKGLEYAQKAAAGLDGVGVVNARFVKPLDETMLRDVARSARAIITVEDNTVVGGFGSAVLEFLNAEGLRTPVRVLGIPDEFQEHATVESVHARTGIDAQAIRTVLAELGVDVPLGV; encoded by the coding sequence ATGACCGACATCAGACAGACGACCGGCACGCCCCTGCTGGACCGCGTGGGCAGCCCCGACGACCTCAAGAAGCTCTCCCGTGAGCAGCTGCCCACGCTGGCGCAGGAACTGCGGGACGAGATCACGCGGGTGTGCTCGGTCGGGGGGCTGCACCTCGCGTCCTCGCTGGGCGCGACCGACCTGATCGTGGCGCTGCACTACGTGCTGAACTCCCCGCGTGACCGCATTCTGTTCGACGTAGGGCATCAGGCGTACGCGCACAAGATCCTCACCGGGCGGCGCGACCAGATGGCGACCATCAAGAAGGAGGGGGGCCTGTCGGGCTTCACGAAGGTCAGCGAGAACCCGCACGACGCGATCACGGTCGGTCACGCCAGCACCAGCCTCGCCAACGCGCTCGGCATGGCGATGGCCCGCGACGCGCTGGGCCAGGACTACAAGGTCGCGGCCGTCATCGGGGACGGCAGCCTGACGGGCGGCATGGCGCTGGCGGCGCTGAACACCATCGGGGACATGAACCGCCGCATGCTGATCGTCCTGAATGACAACGAGATGAGCATCAGCGAGAACGTCGGCGCGATGAACAAGTTCATGCGCGGCCTGCAGGTACAGAAATGGTTCCAGGAGGGCGAGGGCGCGGGCAAGAAGGCCATGGAGGCCGTCAGCAAGCCCCTGGCGAGCTTCATGAGCCGCGCCAAGAGCTCCACGCGGCACTTCTTCGACCCGGCCAGCGTGAACCCCTTCGCGGCGATGGGCGTGCGCTACGTCGGCCCGGTGGACGGGCACAACGTGCAGGAACTCGTGTGGCTCATGGAACGCCTCGTGGATCTGGATGGGCCAACCATCCTGCATGTCGTCACGAAGAAGGGCAAGGGCCTCAGCTACGCGGAAGCCGACCCGATCTACTGGCACGGGCCGGGCAAGTTCGACCCCAGCACCGGCGAGTTCAGCGCCAGCAAGGCGTACTCGTGGAGCAACGCCTTCGGCGACGCCATGACCGAACTGGCCGCGCAGGACCCGCGCACGTTCGTGATCACGCCCGCCATGCGCGAGGGCAGCGGACTGGTCGGGTACTCGAAGGCGCACCCGAACCGTTACCTGGACGTCGGCATCGCCGAGGAGGTCGCCGTGACCGCCGCCGCCGGGATGGCCCTGCAGGGCCTGCGCCCCGTCGTGGCGATCTACTCGTCGTTCCTGCAGCGCGCGTACGATCAGGTGCTGCATGACGTCGCCATCGAGAATCTGAACGTCACGTTCGCCATCGACCGTGCCGGGATCGTGGGTGCGGACGGCGCGACGCACAACGGCGTGTTCGACCTGAGTTTCCTGCGCTCCATTCCCGGCGTGCGCATCGGCCTGCCGAGGGACGCGGCGGAACTGCGCGGCATGCTGAAGTACGCGCAGACGCACGACGGTCCCTTCGCGATCCGCTACCCGCGCGGCAACACCACGCCCGTCCCGGAGGGCACCTGGCCGACCCTGGAGTGGGGCACCTGGGAACGCGTGCAGGACGGCGACGACGTGGTCATCCTGGCCGGCGGCAAGGGCCTGGAGTACGCGCAGAAGGCTGCCGCCGGACTGGACGGCGTGGGCGTCGTGAACGCCCGCTTCGTGAAACCCCTGGATGAAACGATGCTGCGCGACGTGGCCCGCAGTGCCCGCGCGATCATCACCGTCGAGGACAACACCGTCGTGGGCGGCTTCGGCAGCGCCGTGCTGGAATTCCTGAACGCCGAGGGCCTGCGGACCCCCGTGCGCGTCCTGGGCATCCCCGACGAATTCCAGGAGCACGCGACCGTCGAGAGCGTCCACGCACGCACCGGCATCGACGCGCAGGCCATCCGCACCGTGCTGGCCGAACTCGGCGTCGACGTCCCGCTCGGGGTGTAG
- a CDS encoding PspA/IM30 family protein yields the protein MSILDRLSRLLRANVNDLISKAEDPGKIIEQALRDMRAAYAEARSEVADAMSQNAKLEREANTNRRMAAEYEKKAEEALRGGSEDLAREALRRSQNAKDLAAGFEEQLQVQSSTVEQLKTQLRALEAKIDEMESKKSLLAARQKTAQAGATLDRVSGFDKAGGAMDAFEEMEQKVSGMEDRNRAMQDLRKENDFDEQLKDLGRGQALDDAMAALKAKVQGGGSGS from the coding sequence ATGAGCATCCTTGACCGCCTCTCGCGCCTGCTGCGCGCGAACGTGAACGACCTGATCAGCAAGGCTGAAGACCCCGGCAAGATCATCGAGCAGGCGCTGCGTGACATGCGCGCCGCGTACGCCGAGGCCCGCAGCGAGGTCGCCGACGCCATGAGCCAGAACGCCAAGCTGGAACGTGAGGCGAACACCAACCGCCGCATGGCTGCCGAGTACGAGAAGAAGGCCGAGGAGGCCCTGCGTGGCGGCAGCGAGGACCTGGCGCGCGAGGCGCTGCGCCGCTCGCAGAACGCCAAGGATCTCGCGGCGGGCTTCGAGGAGCAGCTGCAGGTGCAGTCCAGCACCGTCGAGCAGCTCAAGACGCAACTGCGGGCGCTGGAAGCGAAGATCGACGAGATGGAGAGCAAGAAGAGCCTGCTGGCTGCCCGGCAGAAGACCGCGCAGGCCGGGGCGACCCTGGACCGCGTGTCCGGTTTCGACAAGGCGGGCGGCGCGATGGACGCCTTCGAGGAGATGGAGCAGAAGGTCTCCGGCATGGAGGACCGCAACCGCGCCATGCAGGACCTGCGCAAGGAGAACGACTTCGACGAGCAGCTCAAGGACCTCGGTCGCGGTCAGGCGCTCGACGACGCCATGGCGGCCCTGAAGGCCAAGGTGCAGGGCGGCGGCAGCGGCAGCTGA